The proteins below come from a single Edaphobacter acidisoli genomic window:
- the miaB gene encoding tRNA (N6-isopentenyl adenosine(37)-C2)-methylthiotransferase MiaB, which yields MSKTFYIETFGCQMNAHDSEKVVGTLEHEGYVQVEDEADAGLVLYNTCSIRDKAEQKVFHRLNEYKRLQGEGKKFGVLGCVAQQEGERIFEKAPYVSLVAGSASYRNLPEMLRRLEAGETRITGLDDRQTDQAFETEFIARTNPNRGYITIIEGCDKFCAYCVVPYTRGKERSRTSASVMVEARRMADMGYTDIQLLGQNVNSWRDPSGRMSFAELLTAVGSIAGIRRVRFTTSHPRDFTRDIVEAIDATPTLCDHIHLPVQSGSTAVLHAMAREYTREWYLERMSWIHGAKRDISITSDMIVGFPGETDADFEQTITLIDAVKYDAVFAFKFSPRPNTPAVHMADSIPDAVKSERLRILMDRQREIQREHYGRHLGQVVEAMVEGYNEARGQVVGRSTQNKTINFTASGERPPQGSYVDVRITQTLPNSLVGEALMNAVPFVPVRRAADFVVLN from the coding sequence GTGAGCAAGACGTTTTACATTGAGACCTTTGGCTGTCAGATGAATGCGCACGACTCGGAAAAGGTCGTGGGCACGCTGGAGCATGAAGGCTATGTGCAGGTGGAGGACGAGGCCGATGCAGGGCTGGTTCTCTACAATACCTGCTCGATTCGCGATAAGGCGGAGCAGAAGGTCTTTCACCGGCTGAATGAGTACAAGCGTCTGCAGGGAGAAGGGAAGAAGTTTGGAGTGCTCGGATGTGTGGCCCAGCAGGAGGGCGAGCGCATCTTTGAGAAGGCGCCGTATGTCTCGCTGGTCGCCGGGTCGGCCTCGTACCGTAATTTGCCGGAGATGCTGCGGCGGCTGGAGGCAGGTGAGACGCGCATCACGGGGCTCGACGACCGCCAGACGGATCAGGCGTTTGAGACGGAGTTTATAGCGCGGACGAATCCTAACCGCGGGTACATCACGATCATTGAGGGCTGCGATAAATTCTGCGCTTACTGCGTGGTGCCGTATACGCGCGGCAAGGAGCGCAGCAGGACTTCGGCGAGCGTGATGGTGGAAGCGCGGCGCATGGCCGACATGGGCTACACGGATATTCAACTGCTGGGCCAGAATGTGAATTCGTGGCGCGATCCTTCGGGCAGGATGTCGTTTGCCGAATTGCTGACAGCGGTCGGGTCGATTGCGGGGATTCGGAGGGTGCGGTTTACGACTTCGCATCCGCGTGACTTTACGCGCGATATTGTGGAGGCGATCGACGCGACGCCGACGCTGTGCGACCACATTCATCTGCCGGTGCAGTCTGGCTCGACGGCTGTGCTGCATGCGATGGCGAGGGAGTATACGCGCGAGTGGTACCTGGAGCGCATGAGCTGGATTCATGGGGCGAAGCGCGACATCTCGATTACGAGCGACATGATTGTGGGTTTTCCGGGCGAGACGGATGCGGACTTCGAGCAGACGATCACGCTGATCGATGCGGTGAAGTACGACGCAGTGTTTGCGTTCAAGTTTTCGCCGAGGCCGAATACGCCGGCTGTTCACATGGCCGATAGCATTCCGGATGCGGTGAAGTCGGAGCGGCTGCGGATTCTGATGGACCGGCAGAGGGAGATTCAGCGCGAGCACTATGGTCGGCACCTGGGGCAGGTTGTCGAGGCGATGGTGGAGGGGTACAACGAGGCCCGCGGCCAGGTTGTAGGCCGCAGCACACAGAATAAGACGATCAACTTCACGGCATCCGGCGAGAGGCCGCCGCAGGGAAGCTATGTGGATGTGAGGATTACGCAGACGTTGCCCAACTCGCTGGTGGGCGAGGCCTTGATGAACGCGGTGCCGTTTGTTCCGGTGAGGCGCGCTGCGGACTTTGTCGTACTAAACTAA
- a CDS encoding glycosyltransferase family 9 protein: MSPSRVARIESATNFLVLQHATALGTVIHATPLIPALHETVPGCRIAVAASGFGLEVLRNNPGIDSLFETPSPLRDLAGAVRALRAQNPFREAPYVTLTPTGNERTKVALQAVLSGAATRIGFTVVPELYRVPMSFDFSRSQIANNLRIVEALGHAVEHFEPQVFFTAEDAAGARRLLVDSGACLDRPFAVFITQTSVTQRKSWRAERFQQIASFLFEQYGMMPVFVGTAAESDAIEKLRGGLRIHSVNVAGKTNLPGLAALMSLAKVGVSLDTGPLHIARAVGLPTVVIAPAWSPPVEWLPVGDSRFRILKNADMPAATPDYIIDEVSVDDVTGALTDLLQVHPRQTESTART, from the coding sequence GTGTCGCCGTCGCGCGTTGCGCGGATCGAAAGCGCTACGAACTTTCTTGTGCTGCAACATGCGACTGCGCTGGGAACGGTCATTCATGCGACACCGCTGATCCCTGCGCTTCACGAGACTGTGCCGGGATGCCGCATCGCCGTGGCCGCGAGTGGGTTTGGTCTGGAAGTGTTGAGGAACAATCCTGGGATCGATTCTCTTTTTGAGACACCTAGCCCTTTGCGTGATTTGGCGGGGGCCGTGCGTGCGCTTCGCGCACAGAACCCGTTTCGCGAGGCGCCCTACGTTACGCTTACTCCTACGGGCAATGAACGCACGAAGGTCGCGCTACAGGCGGTTTTGTCAGGCGCGGCGACGCGGATAGGTTTCACGGTTGTTCCTGAGCTCTATCGTGTACCGATGAGCTTTGATTTCTCGCGCAGCCAGATTGCCAATAACCTGCGTATTGTCGAGGCGCTTGGACATGCCGTGGAGCACTTTGAGCCGCAGGTGTTCTTCACCGCTGAGGATGCGGCGGGTGCGCGAAGGCTTCTCGTCGATTCGGGAGCGTGCCTGGATCGGCCTTTTGCTGTCTTCATTACGCAGACCAGCGTGACGCAGAGGAAGAGTTGGCGCGCGGAGAGGTTTCAGCAGATTGCGAGTTTTCTTTTTGAGCAATACGGCATGATGCCGGTGTTTGTAGGCACGGCGGCAGAGTCTGATGCAATTGAAAAGCTTCGCGGCGGGTTGCGGATTCATTCCGTCAACGTGGCGGGAAAGACGAATCTGCCAGGGTTAGCTGCTTTGATGAGTCTTGCTAAGGTGGGCGTGTCTCTGGATACAGGGCCGCTGCACATCGCGCGCGCAGTCGGGTTGCCAACTGTGGTGATTGCTCCAGCATGGTCTCCTCCGGTGGAGTGGCTGCCGGTGGGCGATTCGCGCTTTCGTATCCTCAAGAATGCGGACATGCCTGCGGCGACTCCGGACTACATCATCGATGAGGTCTCTGTGGACGATGTAACCGGGGCATTGACTGATCTGTTGCAGGTTCATCCTCGACAGACTGAGAGTACGGCGAGGACCTGA
- a CDS encoding bifunctional nuclease family protein, whose protein sequence is MEKSAATTQPEAATQAPDEVEMQIRGLMMDPVTNMPIVVLKDVASDVVLPIWVGIFEANAIAVELEKSAPPRPMTHDLLLNMARGLNATVRKVVVSELREDTFYAVIWMDQAGEMVALDSRPSDAIALALRWDCPIYVSRTVLESSKQSAASQTINEDDMKRWLENLNDDEMGRYKM, encoded by the coding sequence ATGGAAAAGAGCGCCGCAACTACTCAACCCGAAGCCGCGACTCAGGCCCCTGATGAGGTCGAGATGCAGATTCGCGGCCTCATGATGGACCCGGTCACGAACATGCCGATCGTTGTGCTGAAGGATGTGGCCAGCGATGTGGTGCTGCCGATCTGGGTGGGAATCTTTGAAGCGAATGCGATTGCGGTGGAGTTGGAGAAGTCCGCGCCACCACGTCCGATGACGCATGATCTGCTATTGAACATGGCCCGCGGATTGAATGCGACGGTACGCAAGGTGGTGGTTTCGGAGCTGCGCGAGGATACGTTTTACGCGGTGATCTGGATGGATCAGGCTGGCGAGATGGTGGCGTTGGATTCGCGACCATCGGATGCGATTGCGCTGGCGCTCAGGTGGGACTGCCCGATCTATGTGAGCCGCACGGTGCTGGAGAGCTCGAAGCAGTCGGCTGCGTCGCAGACAATCAACGAAGATGATATGAAGCGCTGGCTCGAAAATCTGAACGACGACGAGATGGGCCGCTACAAGATGTAG
- the aroA gene encoding 3-phosphoshikimate 1-carboxyvinyltransferase, producing the protein MSTQTIRPARSFQGSVTLPGDKSISHRYALLAGLAEGTTRLSNFSTGADPHSSLGCMEALGAKIVINDTKTIDVTGTAGSFTQPSKPLDCGNSGSTMRMLSGLIASHPHIFTLIGDHSLTLRPMERIRKPLMQMGAKLDLVDGHAPITIYGGPLNAIDFETPIPSAQVKTAVLFAGLQAQGTTSLSESIRTRDHSEHALRAFGATLTREGDRLSIAGGQKLRAIDATVPGDLSSAAFFLCAALLFPDSNLVLDAVGMNPTRASLLDVVTALGGAIKVLHVEEKHGEMVGTIQVNVAPSGLKGMEISGALSAQIIDELPVLAAIGPYTRDGITIRDAKELRVKESDRISLVVRNLRAMGAEVTEFEDGLAVPGNQKLHGASIDSGTDHRIAMAFSVAALRAEGDTEIHGAEAAAISFPEFFTMLDTLAQR; encoded by the coding sequence ATGTCTACACAAACGATACGTCCCGCACGATCCTTTCAGGGCTCCGTCACCTTGCCCGGCGACAAGTCCATCTCGCACCGCTATGCTCTGCTCGCCGGTCTGGCCGAAGGCACCACGCGCCTCTCCAACTTCTCTACCGGCGCGGACCCGCACTCCTCGCTCGGCTGCATGGAAGCGCTCGGCGCAAAGATCGTCATCAACGACACGAAGACAATCGACGTCACCGGCACGGCTGGCTCATTCACACAGCCCTCCAAACCGCTCGACTGCGGCAACTCCGGCTCGACCATGCGGATGCTCTCCGGCCTCATCGCTTCGCACCCGCACATCTTCACGCTCATCGGCGACCACTCCCTCACCCTGCGCCCCATGGAGCGCATCCGCAAGCCGCTGATGCAGATGGGAGCAAAACTCGACCTCGTCGATGGCCACGCGCCCATCACCATCTACGGCGGCCCGCTCAACGCCATCGACTTCGAAACCCCCATCCCCAGCGCGCAAGTCAAAACCGCCGTTCTCTTCGCCGGACTCCAGGCCCAGGGCACAACCAGCCTCAGCGAATCCATCCGCACCCGCGACCACTCCGAGCACGCCCTCCGCGCCTTCGGAGCCACACTTACGCGCGAAGGCGACCGGCTCTCGATCGCAGGCGGCCAAAAACTTAGAGCTATCGACGCCACCGTTCCCGGCGATCTCTCATCAGCCGCATTCTTCCTCTGCGCCGCGCTGCTTTTCCCTGATTCAAACCTCGTCCTCGACGCGGTCGGCATGAACCCCACGCGCGCATCACTGCTCGACGTCGTCACTGCGCTCGGTGGCGCGATCAAGGTCCTCCACGTCGAAGAGAAGCACGGCGAGATGGTCGGCACCATCCAGGTCAATGTCGCTCCCAGCGGCCTCAAGGGCATGGAGATCTCCGGTGCACTCTCGGCGCAGATCATCGACGAGTTGCCCGTGCTCGCCGCCATCGGCCCATACACCCGCGACGGCATCACCATCCGCGACGCCAAAGAACTGCGCGTCAAGGAATCCGACCGCATCTCGCTCGTCGTCAGGAATCTCCGTGCAATGGGCGCCGAAGTGACCGAGTTCGAAGACGGTCTTGCTGTCCCCGGCAACCAGAAGCTGCACGGCGCATCCATCGACTCAGGCACCGATCACCGCATCGCCATGGCGTTCTCCGTAGCGGCACTGCGGGCCGAAGGCGATACCGAGATCCACGGCGCAGAAGCCGCCGCCATCTCGTTCCCCGAATTCTTCACGATGCTCGACACTCTCGCGCAGCGCTAA